The region CCGAACGCGATGGCCGAGGCGCTGCGGCAGGCCGCCGCCGACGCCGGGATCCGGCTGGTGCTGCTCGACGCCTGCTACCTCGCGGGCGGGTTCGGCGCCGGCCTCGACCCGGTCCAGCGCCGCTTCTCCGACGGCAGTGCGGAGGCGTGGGCAGCCCGGGTCGCGGCGCTGCGGAGGAGCGACGGCATGCGGGTCGGTGCCGCCGTGCACTCCGTCCGGGCCGTCCCGCGGGACCAGCTGCCGGTCGTCGCGAAGGCCGCCGCGGGCCTTCCGCTGCACGTCCACCTCTCCGAACAGGCGGGCGAGAACGAGGCCTGCCTGGCCGCGCACGGCCTGACCCCGACGGTGCTGCTCGCGGAGTCCGGCGTCCTCGGCGAGCGGACCACCGCCGTCCACGCCACCCACCTGACCGGCGACGACGTCGCGCTGCTCGGCCGCACCCGCACCGCCGCCTGCTTCTGCCCCACGACCGAACGCGACCTCGCCGACGGCCTCGGCCCGGCCCGTGAGCTCGCCGACGCCGGGGTCCGGCTGTCCCTGGGCAGCGACCAGCACGCCGTGATCGACCTCCTCGAGGAGGCGCGGGCCCTGGAGATGCACGAGCGGCTCCGGAGCGGGGAACGCGGCCGGTTCACCTCCGCCGAGCTGCTCGACGCCTTGACCGGGCACGACGTGCTCGGCGAGCGGAGCACGCGGATCGAGGCGGGGGCGCCCGCCGATCTCGTCGCCGTCCGCACGGACACGGTCCGGACGGCGGGCGCGGACCCGGCCCAGATCGTCCTCGCCGCCACCGCCGCGGACGTCGACACCGTGATCGTGGGCGGGGTCCTGGTCGTCCGGGGCGGCCGGCACCGGCTCGGCGACGTCGCCGCGCTGCTCCGGACCGCGATCGAGCCGCTGTGGAGGGACGAATGACCACCCTCGTCACCGGCATCGGCGAGCTCACCACGCAGGACCCGGAGCGCGGGCCCCTGCAGGACGCCGCCCTGGTGGTCGACGGGGACCTGATCGCCTGGGTCGGCCCCGCCGCCTCCGCCCCGGCCGCCGACGAGCGGATCGACGTCGAGGGGCGCGCGGTCGTGCCCGGCTTCGTCGACTCCCACTCCCACCTGGCCTTCGCCGGGGACCGCGCGGACGAGTTCGCGGCCCGGATGGCGGGGGAGCGCTACGACGGCGGCGGGATCGCCCGGACCGTCGACGCCACCCGCGCCGCCTCCGACGACGCGCTGCGCGCCCTGCTCGCCCGCCGAATGGCGGAGCTGCGCGCGCAGGGCACCACCACCGTCGAGATCAAGAGCGGCTACGGCCTGACGGTCGACGACGAGCTCCGCACGCTCCGGCTCGCCGCCGAGGTCACCCCCGAGACGACCTTCCTCGGCGCCCACGTCGTCCCGCCCGGGACCGATGTGGACTCCTACGTCGC is a window of Pseudonocardia sp. T1-2H DNA encoding:
- a CDS encoding formimidoylglutamate deiminase, producing MTRFWGRHAQLPGGTTRDVLVSVADGVIVSVEAGVPAGSAFVLPGVLLPGFVNAHSHAFHRALRGRTHDRGGTFWTWRERMYAVAQRLDPDSYLALARAVYAEMALAGVTSVGEFHYLHHGPGGVPYADPNAMAEALRQAAADAGIRLVLLDACYLAGGFGAGLDPVQRRFSDGSAEAWAARVAALRRSDGMRVGAAVHSVRAVPRDQLPVVAKAAAGLPLHVHLSEQAGENEACLAAHGLTPTVLLAESGVLGERTTAVHATHLTGDDVALLGRTRTAACFCPTTERDLADGLGPARELADAGVRLSLGSDQHAVIDLLEEARALEMHERLRSGERGRFTSAELLDALTGHDVLGERSTRIEAGAPADLVAVRTDTVRTAGADPAQIVLAATAADVDTVIVGGVLVVRGGRHRLGDVAALLRTAIEPLWRDE